The Actinopolyspora erythraea genome has a segment encoding these proteins:
- the secF gene encoding protein translocase subunit SecF: MDTTGSNGTAPTAADAGGTEAKRGVLQRLYTGTGAFDIVGKRKYWYVILGALMLVSALFVGIKGFNLSIEFEGGTNISMPAQGASGQITTTEVENSFQEVLGSEPSSVQLVGSGGSQTVQINTEKLSQAELVKVKSALFEDLRPLGTNGQPSADAISDSAVSGTWGSEITQQALIALAVFLVLVTVFLAFYFERWMAVGALVALLHDVLVTAGIYSMVGFQVSPSTVIGLLTILGFSLYDTVVVFDKVKENTSGLLSTTRRTYPEAANLAVNQSLMRSINTSVIALLPVLGLLVVGAGLLGVGVLRDLALVQGVGMLAGVLSSLLLATPLLVDLKMRESKYRAHAEKVAQRRRNRDGEGSTTVNGAGTDADSVESARPARDGTGGAKLAGAGAANAGAGAARPSGKAGRRSSGRKRR, encoded by the coding sequence GTGGACACGACCGGCAGCAACGGGACCGCCCCCACCGCGGCCGACGCGGGCGGCACCGAGGCCAAGCGCGGGGTGCTGCAACGGCTCTACACCGGCACCGGCGCGTTCGACATCGTCGGCAAGCGTAAGTACTGGTACGTCATCCTCGGGGCGCTGATGCTGGTCTCCGCCCTCTTCGTGGGCATCAAGGGCTTCAACCTCAGCATCGAGTTCGAGGGCGGCACCAACATCTCGATGCCCGCCCAGGGCGCCTCCGGGCAGATCACCACCACCGAGGTCGAGAACTCCTTCCAGGAGGTGCTCGGCTCCGAGCCGTCCTCCGTGCAGCTGGTGGGCAGCGGCGGCAGCCAGACGGTGCAGATCAACACCGAGAAGCTCTCGCAGGCCGAGCTGGTCAAGGTGAAGTCGGCCCTGTTCGAAGACCTGCGACCCCTGGGAACCAACGGTCAGCCCAGCGCCGACGCGATCAGCGACAGCGCCGTCAGCGGGACCTGGGGTAGTGAGATCACCCAGCAGGCGCTGATCGCGCTGGCGGTGTTCCTCGTGCTGGTCACCGTGTTCCTCGCGTTCTACTTCGAGCGGTGGATGGCGGTCGGTGCGCTCGTGGCGCTGCTGCACGACGTGCTGGTCACCGCGGGCATCTACTCGATGGTCGGGTTCCAGGTCAGCCCCAGCACGGTGATCGGCCTGCTCACCATCCTCGGCTTCTCGCTGTACGACACGGTCGTGGTCTTCGACAAGGTGAAGGAGAACACCTCCGGCCTGCTGAGTACGACCCGTCGCACCTACCCAGAGGCGGCGAACCTGGCCGTCAACCAGTCCCTGATGCGCTCGATCAACACCTCGGTCATCGCGCTGCTGCCGGTGCTCGGCCTGCTGGTCGTCGGCGCGGGACTGCTGGGCGTGGGTGTCCTGCGGGACCTCGCGCTGGTGCAGGGCGTCGGCATGCTGGCGGGCGTGCTCTCCTCGCTGCTGCTGGCCACGCCCCTGCTGGTGGACCTGAAGATGCGCGAGTCCAAGTACCGCGCGCACGCGGAGAAGGTCGCCCAGCGCAGGCGCAACCGGGACGGCGAGGGTTCCACCACCGTCAACGGGGCCGGCACCGACGCCGACTCGGTCGAGAGCGCGCGCCCCGCTCGCGACGGGACGGGCGGTGCGAAGCTGGCCGGGGCCGGTGCGGCCAACGCGGGCGCGGGCGCGGCCCGGCCCTCCGGGAAAGCCGGGCGCCGTTCCTCCGGCAGGAAGCGGCGGTGA
- the secD gene encoding protein translocase subunit SecD, protein MAPPRGQIRPARYLLAFVVILLGIYSLVFFTGDRKPVPELGIDLQGGTRVTLTARTPSGEPPTDESLQQAREIIEQRVNGLGVSGSEVTIDGTNLVITVPGKDGEQAKRLGQTAELNLRKVSQVVPVSALQGNQPGQGNQPGQGDQSGQGDQSGQGADSSGSEEQQSSGTTPQWAAAPAQQPSDQQRPDGQSQSGGGDQQNGDQQDSESQTRAERIQQAKQLRQSEEPAMQRQALLTLDCDAPDPLRGNADPKLPLVTCGDDGQRKYILEPVLIPGTQISDATSSPPGQRKAEWTVNLEFKNQGTKTWADFTSQNVGEQVAFVLDNQVVSAPSINSAIVGGNTSIEGSFNQETANNLANTLKYGALPLAFDQSTAETVSPTLGVASLQAALLAGGIGLILVAVYCLFYYRLLGLLTILSLVLSGAVVYGVLVLFGRWIGFTLDLPGMAGFIIAIGITADSFIVFFERLKDEIREGRTFRSAVPRSWARARRTILSADAVSFLAAGVLYLLAVGQVKGFAFTLGMSTVLDLIVVFLVTHPLVALASRSKFLSRPGLTGLGAVQRMGERARAQRKGVNRQQSASNGTPKEA, encoded by the coding sequence GTGGCACCTCCACGCGGGCAGATCCGGCCGGCGCGTTACCTGCTGGCCTTCGTGGTGATTCTGCTGGGCATCTACAGCCTTGTGTTCTTCACCGGAGACCGCAAACCCGTACCCGAACTGGGCATCGACCTGCAGGGCGGCACCAGGGTCACGCTCACGGCGCGGACCCCCAGCGGTGAGCCGCCCACGGACGAGTCGTTGCAGCAGGCGCGCGAGATCATCGAGCAGCGCGTCAACGGGCTCGGCGTCAGCGGTTCCGAGGTCACCATCGACGGCACCAACCTGGTGATCACGGTGCCGGGCAAGGACGGCGAGCAGGCCAAGCGGCTCGGCCAGACCGCGGAGCTGAACCTGCGCAAGGTCAGCCAGGTGGTTCCGGTCAGTGCCCTGCAGGGAAACCAACCCGGCCAGGGAAACCAACCCGGCCAGGGCGACCAGTCGGGACAGGGTGACCAGTCCGGACAGGGGGCGGATTCGAGTGGTTCCGAGGAGCAGCAGTCCTCGGGCACCACCCCGCAGTGGGCCGCCGCGCCGGCTCAGCAGCCCTCGGACCAACAGCGACCGGACGGGCAGTCCCAGTCCGGCGGTGGTGACCAGCAGAACGGGGACCAGCAGGACAGCGAGTCGCAGACCAGGGCCGAGCGGATCCAGCAGGCCAAACAGCTGCGGCAGAGCGAGGAGCCTGCGATGCAGCGCCAGGCACTGCTGACGCTGGACTGCGACGCCCCCGACCCGCTCCGCGGCAACGCTGACCCGAAGCTTCCGCTGGTGACCTGCGGCGACGACGGCCAGCGCAAGTACATCCTCGAACCGGTGCTGATCCCCGGTACCCAGATCAGCGACGCCACCTCCTCCCCGCCGGGACAGCGCAAGGCCGAGTGGACGGTCAACCTCGAGTTCAAGAACCAGGGCACGAAGACCTGGGCCGACTTCACCTCCCAGAACGTGGGGGAGCAGGTCGCCTTCGTGCTCGACAACCAGGTGGTCTCCGCCCCGTCCATCAACAGCGCGATCGTCGGCGGAAACACCTCGATCGAGGGCAGCTTCAACCAGGAGACGGCCAACAACCTCGCCAACACGCTCAAGTACGGTGCGCTGCCGCTGGCCTTCGACCAGTCCACCGCCGAGACCGTCTCGCCGACGCTGGGGGTCGCCTCGCTGCAGGCGGCGCTGCTTGCGGGCGGCATCGGACTGATCCTCGTGGCCGTCTACTGCCTGTTCTACTACCGGCTGCTGGGGCTGTTGACGATCCTCTCGCTGGTGCTGTCCGGCGCGGTCGTCTACGGCGTGCTGGTGCTGTTCGGCCGTTGGATCGGATTCACGCTGGACCTGCCGGGCATGGCCGGTTTCATCATCGCGATCGGTATCACGGCGGACTCGTTCATCGTGTTCTTCGAACGACTCAAGGACGAGATACGCGAAGGAAGGACCTTCCGGTCGGCGGTACCGCGCTCCTGGGCCCGTGCCCGCCGAACGATCCTCTCGGCCGACGCGGTGAGCTTCCTCGCGGCGGGTGTGCTTTACCTGCTCGCCGTCGGTCAGGTGAAGGGCTTCGCCTTCACGCTCGGCATGTCGACGGTGCTGGACCTGATCGTCGTCTTCCTGGTGACCCATCCACTGGTGGCGTTGGCCTCGCGTAGCAAGTTCCTCTCCCGCCCGGGGCTGACCGGGCTCGGCGCGGTCCAGCGGATGGGCGAGCGCGCCAGAGCACAGCGGAAGGGCGTCAACCGGCAGCAGAGTGCTTCCAACGGCACTCCGAAGGAGGCGTGA
- the yajC gene encoding preprotein translocase subunit YajC encodes MSTEYLIPILFIAFAALLFFQMRKQRKAMSEQQKLQNSLEVGDRVMTTSGLFGTVVDTEDDSIELEIADGVVTTWLRQAIRERVETEVDEDDDEDDDDEELVDSSDRDSSRDESDTTENAETQKTG; translated from the coding sequence ATGTCGACAGAGTATTTGATCCCGATTCTGTTCATCGCGTTCGCGGCGCTGCTGTTCTTCCAGATGCGCAAGCAGCGCAAGGCGATGAGCGAGCAGCAGAAGCTGCAGAACTCGTTGGAGGTCGGCGACCGAGTGATGACCACCTCCGGATTGTTCGGCACCGTGGTGGACACCGAGGACGACTCGATCGAGCTGGAGATCGCCGACGGTGTGGTCACGACCTGGCTGCGTCAGGCGATCCGTGAGCGCGTCGAGACCGAGGTCGACGAGGACGACGACGAGGATGACGACGACGAGGAACTCGTCGACTCCTCGGACCGCGACTCCTCGCGGGACGAGTCCGACACCACCGAGAACGCCGAGACCCAGAAGACCGGCTGA